One genomic window of Etheostoma spectabile isolate EspeVRDwgs_2016 chromosome 7, UIUC_Espe_1.0, whole genome shotgun sequence includes the following:
- the LOC116692995 gene encoding monocarboxylate transporter 1 — MPPALGGPVGYTPPEGGWGWAVVVGAFISIGFSYAFPKSITVFFKEIEVIFDATPSQVSWISSIMLAVMYAGGPISSILVNKFGSRPIILVGGCLSGSGLIAASFCNTVEQLYFFIGVVGGLGLAFNLNPALTMIGKYFYKRRPIANGIAMAGSPVFLSTLAPLNSWMYDQFGWRGSFLILGGLLFNCCVAGALMRPIGPKPQPAKPDSEAGEVKAVDPAQPKKTVLQTINSFIDLTLFKHRGFLLYLMGNVIMFFGLFAPLVFLSNYAKSKDISKEKAAFLLSVLAFVDMVARPSMGILANTRWIRPRIQYFFAAAILYNGLCHVLAPLSTDYTGFVVYAIFFGFAFGWLSSVLFETLMDLVGAQRFSSAVGLVTIVECGPVLLGPPLTGSFYNYYANYDYTYISSGVILMVASVVLFIGMGINYRLLAQEKKAEEKMEKEGAKEERAAMLAPPSPSKSDEGKDENDVKAIVSLDDVAKMDEDSV; from the exons ATGCCTCCAGCGCTGGGTGGGCCCGTGGGGTACACCCCACCTGAAGGTGGCTGGGGCTGGGCGGTTGTAGTGGGGGCCTTTATCTCCATCGGCTTCTCCTACGCCTTCCCCAAATCCATCACGGTGTTCTTCAAAGAGATCGAGGTCATCTTCGATGCCACACCCAGTCAGGTGTCCTGGATCTCCTCCATCATGCTGGCTGTCATGTATGCTGGAG GTCCAATCAGCAGCATCCTCGTGAACAAATTTGGCAGTCGGCCAATCATCTTAGTGGGTGGCTGTCTGTCGGGGTCGGGACTCATCGCAGCCTCCTTCTGCAACACTGTGGAGCAGCTGTACTTCTTCATTGGAGTAGTGGGAG GTTTGGGACTGGCGTTCAACTTGAATCCAGCCCTCACCATGATCGGTAAATACTTCTACAAGCGGCGACCCATTGCCAACGGCATCGCTATGGCAGGCAGCCCCGTGTTTCTGTCCACCCTGGCCCCCCTCAACTCCTGGATGTACGATCAGTTTGGCTGGAGAGGCAGCTTCCTCATCCTGGGAGGACTTCTGTTCAACTGCTGCGTGGCCGGCGCCCTCATGCGCCCCATCGGACCCAAACCCCAGCCAGCCAAGCCCGACTCGGAGGCGGGGGAGGTCAAGGCGGTGGATCCAGCACAGCCCAAGAAGACCGTCCTGCAGACCATCAACTCCTTCATCGACCTGACGCTCTTCAAACACCGCGGCTTCCTGCTCTACCTGATGGGCAACGTCATCATGTTCTTCGGCCTCTTTGCTCCGCTCGTCTTCCTCAGTAATTATGCCAAGAGTAAGGACATCAGCAAAGAAAAGGCAGCCTTCCTGCTCTCGGTGCTGGCATTTGTTGACATGGTCGCCCGGCCCTCTATGGGCATTCTGGCCAACACCAGATGGATCCGGCCCAGGATTCAGTACTTCTTTGCTGCTGCTATCCTCTACAACGGACTGTGTCACGTGCTGGCGCCGCTGTCCACGGACTACACTGGATTTGTGGTGTACGCCATCTTCTTTGGTTTTGCTTTTGGCTGGCTGAGTTCGGTGTTATTCGAGACGCTGATGGACCTGGTGGGAGCTCAGAGGTTCTCCTCAGCCGTGGGTCTGGTCACTATAGTGGAGTGTGGGCCGGTGCTGTTGGGCCCACCGCTAACAG GTAGTTTCTATAACTACTACGCCAACTACGACTACACCTACATCTCCTCCGGCGTCATCCTCATGGTCGCAAGTGTGGTTCTCTTCATAGGAATGGGCATCAACTACCGCCTGTTGGCGCAAGAGAAGAAAGCCGAGGAGAAAATGGAAAAGGAGGGGGCCAAGGAAGAGCGCGCCGCCATGTTGGCGCCTCCCTCTCCGTCGAAATCTGACGAGGGGAAGGACGAGAACGATGTAAAGGCCATTGTCTCACTGGATGACGTCGCCAAGATGGACGAGGACTCGGTGTAG
- the LOC116692996 gene encoding vasopressin V2 receptor isoform X1 yields MSVSMVTDPYPSSGWSAVSVTPAGTNVTDWERDAVLAVAEVVVLAIILVLALLGNGLVLVVLLRRRGQHNPLHQFMLNLCLADLVVALFQVLPQLVWDAKGRFPGPDFLCRLVKYLQVLGMFASSYMIVAMTMDRHYAICWPLQAHRSGATQRWNSFILLAWGLSLLLSLPQVFIFSRSEVAPGVYECWGNFAESWGLKAYVTWMTLAVFILPALVITVCQVRIFMEIHNSLHLKSERRLSPASLSPAKRDCQRAGGGDSRGTSSLSLYVSPLVFKNPRTDTSLDPGSICQHLPMGQLGANSIMSHCDLHTYTVHPVELKPDVMPGPVAASAVRCRLPKAPPARGGEVSAAMSKTVKMTLVIVLVYSLCWAPFFSVQLWAAWYPDPSQNGAVFTLLMLLASLNSCTNPWIYSAFSSSVSPELRLLLLCRTASQRRGSLPNDSTTSVTHNSNC; encoded by the exons ATGTCAGTCTCCATGGTAACGGACCCATACCCGTCCAGTGGCTGGTCCGCGGTCTCTGTGACCCCGGCGGGTACCAACGTAACAGACTGGGAGCGTGACGCCGTCCTGGCGGTGGCCGAGGTGGTGGTGCTGGCCATCATCTTGGTGCTGGCGCTGCTCGGCAACGGGCTGGTGCTTGTGGTGTTGCTAAGGCGGAGAGGACAACACAACCCGCTGCACCAGTTCATGCTCAACCTCTGTCTGGCCGACCTGGTGGTGGCGCTGTTCCAG GTGTTGCCCCAGCTGGTGTGGGATGCTAAAGGCCGCTTCCCTGGCCCGGACTTCCTTTGTCGCCTGGTGAAATACCTGCAGGTCCTCGGGATGTTCGCCTCCTCCTACATGATCGTAGCCATGACAATGGACCGGCACTACGCCATCTGCTGGCCCCTGCAGGCGCACCGCAGCGGCGCCACCCAACGCTGGAACAGCTTCATCCTGCTGGCATGGGGGCTGTCCCTGCTGCTCAGCCTGCCACAG GTTTTCATCTTCTCCCGTTCAGAAGTGGCTCCAGGTGTCTACGAGTGTTGGGGCAACTTTGCTGAGTCGTGGGGCCTCAAAGCCTACGTGACCTGGATGACCCTGGCTGTCTTCATCCTCCCTGCCCTCGTCATCACCGTCTGCCAG GTGCGAATCTTCATGGAGATCCACAACAGTCTGCACCTGAAGTCCGAGCGCCGCCTGTCCCCCGCCTCCCTCTCTCCAGCCAAACGGGACTGCCAGAGAGCGGGAGGAGGAGACAGCCGAGGGACGTCCAGTCTCTCCCTGTATGTTTCACCACTCGTGTTCAAGAACCCCAGAACTGACACCAGCTTGGACCCTGGATCCATCTGTCAGCACCTGCCCATGGGTCAACTGGGGGCCAACAGCATCATGTCACATTGTGATCTTCACACATACACTGTTCACCCAG TTGAGTTGAAGCCTGATGTGATGCCTGGCCCTGTAGCGGCCTCTGCTGTACGCTGCCGTTTGCCCAAAGCCCCCCCAGCCCGTGGTGGAGAGGTATCAGCGGCCATGTCAAAGACAGTGAAGATGACGCTGGTCATAGTGCTCGTCTACTCGCTCTGCTGGGCCCCGTTTTTCAGTGTCCAGCTGTGGGCCGCCTGGTACCCAGACCCATCTCAGaatg gtgcagTGTTCACCCTGCTGATGCTGCTGGCCAGTCTAAACTCGTGCACCAACCCTTGGATCTACTCGGCCTTCTCCAGCAGCGTCTCCCCGGAGCTCCgcctgctgctgctctgtcGCACCGCCTCACAGCGCCGGGGCTCGTTACCCAACGACTCCACCACTAGCGTTACACACAACTCCAACTGCTGA
- the LOC116692996 gene encoding vasopressin V2 receptor isoform X2, which produces MSVSMVTDPYPSSGWSAVSVTPAGTNVTDWERDAVLAVAEVVVLAIILVLALLGNGLVLVVLLRRRGQHNPLHQFMLNLCLADLVVALFQVLPQLVWDAKGRFPGPDFLCRLVKYLQVLGMFASSYMIVAMTMDRHYAICWPLQAHRSGATQRWNSFILLAWGLSLLLSLPQVFIFSRSEVAPGVYECWGNFAESWGLKAYVTWMTLAVFILPALVITVCQVRIFMEIHNSLHLKSERRLSPASLSPAKRDCQRAGGGDSRGTSSLSLYVSPLVFKNPRTDTSLDPGSICQHLPMGQLGANSIMSHCDLHTYTVHPAASAVRCRLPKAPPARGGEVSAAMSKTVKMTLVIVLVYSLCWAPFFSVQLWAAWYPDPSQNGAVFTLLMLLASLNSCTNPWIYSAFSSSVSPELRLLLLCRTASQRRGSLPNDSTTSVTHNSNC; this is translated from the exons ATGTCAGTCTCCATGGTAACGGACCCATACCCGTCCAGTGGCTGGTCCGCGGTCTCTGTGACCCCGGCGGGTACCAACGTAACAGACTGGGAGCGTGACGCCGTCCTGGCGGTGGCCGAGGTGGTGGTGCTGGCCATCATCTTGGTGCTGGCGCTGCTCGGCAACGGGCTGGTGCTTGTGGTGTTGCTAAGGCGGAGAGGACAACACAACCCGCTGCACCAGTTCATGCTCAACCTCTGTCTGGCCGACCTGGTGGTGGCGCTGTTCCAG GTGTTGCCCCAGCTGGTGTGGGATGCTAAAGGCCGCTTCCCTGGCCCGGACTTCCTTTGTCGCCTGGTGAAATACCTGCAGGTCCTCGGGATGTTCGCCTCCTCCTACATGATCGTAGCCATGACAATGGACCGGCACTACGCCATCTGCTGGCCCCTGCAGGCGCACCGCAGCGGCGCCACCCAACGCTGGAACAGCTTCATCCTGCTGGCATGGGGGCTGTCCCTGCTGCTCAGCCTGCCACAG GTTTTCATCTTCTCCCGTTCAGAAGTGGCTCCAGGTGTCTACGAGTGTTGGGGCAACTTTGCTGAGTCGTGGGGCCTCAAAGCCTACGTGACCTGGATGACCCTGGCTGTCTTCATCCTCCCTGCCCTCGTCATCACCGTCTGCCAG GTGCGAATCTTCATGGAGATCCACAACAGTCTGCACCTGAAGTCCGAGCGCCGCCTGTCCCCCGCCTCCCTCTCTCCAGCCAAACGGGACTGCCAGAGAGCGGGAGGAGGAGACAGCCGAGGGACGTCCAGTCTCTCCCTGTATGTTTCACCACTCGTGTTCAAGAACCCCAGAACTGACACCAGCTTGGACCCTGGATCCATCTGTCAGCACCTGCCCATGGGTCAACTGGGGGCCAACAGCATCATGTCACATTGTGATCTTCACACATACACTGTTCACCCAG CGGCCTCTGCTGTACGCTGCCGTTTGCCCAAAGCCCCCCCAGCCCGTGGTGGAGAGGTATCAGCGGCCATGTCAAAGACAGTGAAGATGACGCTGGTCATAGTGCTCGTCTACTCGCTCTGCTGGGCCCCGTTTTTCAGTGTCCAGCTGTGGGCCGCCTGGTACCCAGACCCATCTCAGaatg gtgcagTGTTCACCCTGCTGATGCTGCTGGCCAGTCTAAACTCGTGCACCAACCCTTGGATCTACTCGGCCTTCTCCAGCAGCGTCTCCCCGGAGCTCCgcctgctgctgctctgtcGCACCGCCTCACAGCGCCGGGGCTCGTTACCCAACGACTCCACCACTAGCGTTACACACAACTCCAACTGCTGA